In Antarcticibacterium arcticum, the genomic stretch TGGTGATCACCGCTCCCAACTGTCAGGACGGTTGCCGGCAACACAAGTATCAAAGAACAAGGTAATACCTTACATGGGCACCCTACGGCCCGTAATCTTTGAAAGAATGCAGATAACCTGTATTAAACTGCCTCAAAAATTATTGTGAAACTATCGCTTAAATTAAAGTTTCAGTTTAATGCCTCCATTTACAACAAAACCGTCAACCGGGGCATAGATATCCCGAAATTGCGGATTGGAAATGCTCCCTGTATAAATGGAATCAAACCTGGACTGGCGGGTATCGGTAAAATTCTCAAAGTTTAGAAAAATGGAGAAATTATCCCATATCTTTTCGGTCATAAGACCAAAGATCCAGTATTGCTGTCCGGTCGATCCGTCATTGAGGTCCTGTGGCCCAAAATAATATGCTTCCAATCCAATTTTAAGGTTGTCTTCCAACTCATACATTAATACATTATTAAGGCGATGCTTCGCAACCAACGGCATTGGTGTTTTCACACGGTTATAATGTTGGTTAACATCGGCCAGGGTATACCCGGTGAAAAGTTTAAAATCACGGTAGCCAATTTTAATATTTGTTTCAATACCCCTTGTATCAATATAACCTTCGGGCTGCAAATATTCAAGAGTGTTAATGGCGGTATTCATAAGAATAAGGGGATCATTCACACGGGTGTAAAAGAATAGGGTGTTCATGGTAAAATCCAGCTCTTCAGTTAATTCTTTTCTGTAATTAATATCAAAATTTCCACCAATAGATCTCTCGGCATTTGTTTCTGCAACATTTATGGGCAGTACATTTCTAAACTGAATGCGTTCCGCATCTTCAGTAAAAATTGTGGGGGTTTTATAACCAAGTCCTCCCCCCAACCTGGCTGTCAAATTCGGGGAAAAGCTGAATAATCCGGAAATACGCGGCAAAATAAATAAACCGTATTCATTCTGGTAATCTGATCTTAATCCTGTCTCCAGGCTGAATGTTTCTGAAGCTTTCCAGTTATTCTGAAGGAAAGCTCCATAGGTAAGATGATTGTAATCTACAGGTCGGGCTGTATCCTCCCCGGCCTGTGTAAATTTATCTACCCAAAGGTTCAATCCCGCGATCCATTCCATTTCCGTTGATCCAAAACTGTAGGATGCCTCGCTGAATGAAGCAAACTGATCCCCGGAAAAAACATAGTTTGGCACCTCAATACTGCGTTCAAAAAAACTGAAGCTGTTTTTCAGGCTCAGAAGGTTCCCATTGGCCAATTGTTTATCAAACCCCGCCCGGGTAGTAATCCTGTTGGTATTGTTTTTTTCAAAATATGGGTTGGAAACGTTTCCTTTATTTTCAATAAAATCGATATTTCCCCCGGTTCTTTCTTCAACCGTAGTATTTACACCAATATTCAGGGTGGTATTCTCATCAAAATAATAAAAAAGTCGCGGGTTCACAGTATATCTGCGGAATTCAGGAATTGCAGTTAAACCAATATCTGAAGGATCATACGGGCTTCCCAGATTATATGAAGCAAAAACAGTAGTACCCCATTTCTTATATTTATTGGAGTAAAATCCGCTAAGATCAAGTCCCAGGGCAGAAGTTGCATTGAGTAAAAAATTGAGCTCCCGCTCTTCCCCGGGAGTTTTTGAGACCAGGTTCACCAATCCCGCAATTGCCCCTGCGCCATGTAACGTAGAGGAAGCTCCTTTGATAACCTCCACCTGCTGCAGGTCCAGCGGGACAATTTGCAAAAGGCTTAGCCCCCCGGAAAATCCGGAATACAAAGGGTATCCATCTTTTAATAACTGGGTATATTTCCCATCCAATCCCTGGATCCTGATACTTGAATTGTAAGAAGTAGCTGATGTTTGCTGGGTCTGGATCCCGGTAGTTTCATTGAGCAGCATCCTTATATCCCCCGGCTTCATATTCCCTTTCTCCTCGAGCTCTTCGCCCGAGATCACCTCTACCCGGGTGGGTAAATCGGCAATTGTCCTCCTCGAGCGGGTGGCAGCTATAAATAACTCTTCCATTTCTTCACCTGCAGGTTGAAGGAGAACCATAATTATTGTATCATTTTCCAGGGGAAAGTTATACTTCTTTTCAGCTGTCTCATATCCCAGGAAGCTAAATTGCAGAGTTTGGGTTCCGGCCGGGACGTTTGTAATTGTAACAACTCCGTTCTCGTCTGCCGTGGCACCTATCGCGGTTCCTGCAACCAGCACATTGGCCCCGAATAGATTTTCATTGGTGTGAGCATCTTTGATCTGTGCGGTGAATGTATGTTGGCTAAAGGAGGTCGCCGTAAAAAATAAAAAGAAGACTATAAATATATTTTTCAAATCTCAGTTTTTAAAATTGAATTTTATTCAAAACCTCAAAGATAACAGGATAATATTGAAAAAGAAGTGAGTATGGAGCAGTGAGTAGTGAGAAAACTGCATGCGTTAGACGTTAGACGGCCGACTCCACATTTCAGACCAAAAGCAGAAGTAATTTCAGGACACAACTAAAGAGTGTATAATGTATATCGTAAATTGAATTATTGCAAGCGGCGCCTCAACTAAACTTTCTTAACAGTGCCATTCATGTAGTTAAACAGACATTCCACAACCGATAACGGTTAACTGGCAACTTTTTCAACAAATAACCGATAACTGATAACTGTTAACTGACAACTGTTAATTGATTTACCCCACCCTCAACCCATTCTCTACTTTAAGTCCGGGATGCAGCAGCACGATATCATTATTATCACCCACCGCTCCCAGCACCAGGCACTCGCTCATAAAAGTGGCTATTTGTTTCTTTGGAAAGTTGACCACCGCGACAATTTGTTTCCCCATTAATTCTGAAGCTTTATAGCGTTTGGTGATCTGGGCCGATGATCTTTTTATTCCAAGTTCCTGCCCAAAATCAATGCTTAACTTATAAGCCGGTTGTCGTGCTTCCGGAAATTCCAGAACCTCAACAATGGTCCCTATACGCATTTCTACTTTTTCAAAGTCATTCCAGGATATTTGCATAATGAATAGGGATTAGGGAACAGGGTTTGGTAAATAGTGATTAAATAATAGGGATTGGTAAATAGGGATTAGGGAATAGGGATTAGGGATTAGGAAATGGTGTTAATTGCTAATTGGTTATTGTTTATTGGTTATTGTTTATTGATTATTGTTAATTGGTTATTGTTAATTGGTTATTGGAATTTGGGATTTGGTTATTGTTTATTGCTAATTGGTTATTGTTTATTGTTTATTGATTATTGCTAATTGGTTATTGCTAATTGGTTATTGTTAATTGTTTATTGATAATTGTTAATTGTTCTTGAACACATTTTCAATCACCCAGGCGGGGCCAATCAATAAAAACTGGATATCCTTTAAAAAAGAGGGTTTTACACCTTCAATTTTATGTCCGTAGAACTGGCCAATCCAGGCTACTACAAAAATGATCACAGAAACAAGCCACAAAGGAGCTATAGAGGAAATGAAATAATTTCCGAGAAGACATAAAATTGAAAACACCAGCATCTTCAAACCCATTGAAAATGACAGCCTGAAATAGAATATCATTACAAAAATGAGGGCGACAGTTGCCCAGTTCTCAAGAAGAAAATTATTTCCGAAAACACCTTCCAGAAAGAAAGGCGGAATGCTCATTAACAGCCCTACAATTGAAAAGAATATTGCCGGCACACAAATATAGTGGATGGCTTTATTGGTTTCATTGCGATGGCTTACCGCATATTCATCAAACCATTGGCTCAGAGCTTTCATAGAGAGATATTTAGAGAACAAGATAATAATTTGGCCGCTAATCCGTCATAAATTTGTAATTTATGAGTTCAAAAAATCAAGTAATAAATGGCTGCCATATCCTCAAATATGCTTCCCCTTGGAACAGAAGCACCGGATTTCTCCCTGATGAATGCTATAACAGATAAACGCTGCTCCCTGCAGGAATTAAAAGGGGACCGCGATACTGTAATAATGTTCATTTGTAATCACTGCCCTTTTGTAAAACATGTGAACGAAGAACTGGTGCGTATTGCAAATGATTATCGTGTATCAGGATTTGGTTTTATAGCGATCATGAGCAATGATGTAATTGCTTACCCAGATGATCACCCGGACCAGATGTACAAAACGGCAAGAAAATACCACTACCCTTTCCCTTATCTATTTGACCAAACGCAAGAGGTGGCAAAAGCATACAAGGCCGCCTGCACGCCCGACTTTTATTTGTTTGATACAGATCTTAAATTAATTTACCGCGGGCAACTGGATGATTCCCGGCTGGGAAACGGGATCCCGGTCAATGGTCGGGACCTGCGGGAGGCGCTGGACGCCGTTCTTAACAACCGGAAAGTGACTGACCACCAAAAACCAAGTATTGGCTGCAGTATTAAGTGGAAGGATGATAAATTTAAACCTGCTTCCTAACTATATATCGATCTTTTTAATCTTTTACAGCTTGAGAGCTGTACACGGGTTATTTTCTAATATCTTTTATATGAAAAAATCAGCGGTTTAATTGTAACCTCATTAACATTCAGCCTTGAATTTATTGACTAAATTTAAGTGAATTTTTAAAAAAATATAAACAATGGGTACACTTAGATTAGGGGATAAAGCACCGGACTTTGATGCCGAAACTTCAGAAGGAAAAATAAATTTTTATGACTATATAGGTGATGGCTGGGCCATATTATTTTCCCATCCTGCCGATTATACCCCGGTTTGTACTACCGAACTGGGCGCAGCCTCCAAATACAAAGCTGAATTTGAAAAAAGAAATGTAAAAGTGCTTGCGCTTAGCGTAGATGGTGTTGAATCTCATAAAGACTGGATCAAGGACATAAACGAAACCCAGCAAACCACCGTAAATTTTCCCATAATTGCCGATGAGGACCGCAAGGTGTCTGAACTCTATGACATGATCCACCCCAATGCCAGTGAGACTTTTACGGTACGATCGGTCTACGTAATTGGACCCGATAAGACCATTAAACTAATGATCACCTATCCTGCCAGCACCGGAAGAAATTTTGCTGAATTACTCAGGGTTATAGATTCCCTTCAATTGACCGCTTATCACAAGGTAGCCACTCCTGCCGACTGGAAGCCGGGGGAAGATGTGGTTATAAGCCCATCCATTTCAAGTGAGGATGCCAAAGGGATGTTCCCAAAAGGCTTTAAAGAGGTAAAACCTTATCTGAGAATGACCCCGCAACCAAACTTGAATTAATACGTGTTGTATCCGGGACCCGCTCGTCGCGGCTTCTTCAGAATGACAAAAAAATCTGAAGTTTCGATATCATTCCATTATACAATATAGAAAAGCCTGTAAATTAAAAAGACCTCACAGGTTTCGAAAACCTGTGAGGTCAATATTTTTTGGAATTTGTTACCTGGTAATTTTAAAAAATTATTTTACCGCTACCAACTCCACATCAAATATAAGGGTAGCATTTGGAGGGATTACTCCCCCTGCTCCGCGCTCGCCATACGCAAGGTGCGAAGGAATTACAAAACGGGCTTTATCACCAACATGTAAAAGCTGAATTCCTTCATCCCATCCCTGGATCACCTGTCCTTTGCCCAATTTAAAATCTATAGGCTGATTCCTTGTAAAAGAAGAATCGAATACGCTGCCATCTGGCAACATCCCTTTATAATGAACAGAAACTGTCTGGCCTTTTTCGGCTTTGGCTCCAGATCCTTTTTCCTCGATCTTATATCTTAGTCCGCTGGAAGTTTTTTCAAATCCCTGGGAGATCTCCCCCATCAATTCTTCCTGCTGCTTTTTAGCTGCAGCTTCTCTTTCAGCTTTGGCGCCGTTAAAAGAACGGAATTCCTCAACCGCATTAAATTTTTCAGCTGCTTCACCCTGGCGGATGATCTCTAATTTTTCAATTTTATCGCCTTGCTGCACTGCATCTACAACATCCTGTCCCTCTACAACACTACCAAAAACTGTATGTTTTCCATCAAGCCATGGAGTGGCTATATGAGTTATAAAAAACTGGCTTCCATTGGTTCCGGGACCGGCATTGGCCATAGAAAGTTTTCCGGGAGCATCATGCGTAAGAGATGGGTGGATCTCATCTTCAAAGTTGTAACCAGGGCCTCCGGTTCCATTTCCCTTTGGGTCTCCCCCTGTATCATAAAATCGGGGATCACCCTGTGAAATTTTAATCCGTCATAATAAGGTTTTCCCTGTGGGATGGCTTTATTCTCAAGATTCCCTTCGGCAAGGCCTACAAAGTTTCCTACTGTCCCCGGGGTTTTCTCATATTCAAGTGCTACAAGTATTTCACCTTTTGAAGTGTGAAATTTAGCATATAATCCGTCCTGCATAATGCTGTGTTTTTAGTTTAAGAATGCAAAGATAGTTTTTTTTAGTCTTTAGTCGTTAATCGTTAGATGTGAGTGGAGTATATGGGAGTTTGAGATTCATTCATTCGGGATTGGTAGCCCTAGGGTTTCCCGCAGATCACGCAGATTTCTTCGCAGATTAACGCGGATATTTGTTAGAAATCGGGAATTTGGGATTTGAGATTTGTTGATTGTTAGGAGGTTCTGCCAGGACCTCTGCCCTCCGTCCTCTGTCCACTCCCCATCACTTGTCTCCCTGAGCGCAGTCGAAGGGTCTCTTAGTTAGTGAATAGGGAATAGTGAATGGTTGTTAGGTGGTAGACGGTAGACGGTATAGGTTTTTGAACTGGGCACCTTGGAATTTGGAATTTGGAATTTGAAATTTGGAGTTTTTTCAACTCATAACCCATAACTCATAACTCCTTACTTAATTCGCTACCTCACTAATAAATTTTATCCTGTACAATCTAAGTTCCTCCTCATCGTAATCGCCGTCAAATTCCTCGAGGGCATCCTCGATCTTATCGGTTTGGCTTTCCAGGAAGTATTCGTGAATCTCCTCCTGCTGTTCCTCATCAAGGATATCGTCCAGCCAATACCCAATATTGAGTTTGGTACCGCTGTACACAATGGCTTCCATTTCCTTAATGAATTCGTTCATCTCCATTCCCTTTGCCGAGGCAATATCGTCCAGAGGTAATTTTCTGTCGACGCTTTGAATAATATAGAGCTTGAGGGCACTGTTGGCTCCGGTGGTTTTTACCACAAGATCATCGGGGCGGGTAATATCATTGTCCTCAACATAGCGGCCTATGAGGTCTACAAATTCCTTCCCGAATTTTTTGGCTTTTCCTTCCCCTACACCGTGAATGTTACCCAACTCCTCCATTGTCATTGGATATTTCAGTGCCATATCCTCCAGGGAGGGATCCTGAAAGACCACAAAAGGAGGTACATTCTGCTTTTTGGCCACCTTTTTCCGCAATTCCTTCAGCATTTTAACCAGGGTCTCATCTACCATATTTCCGGCAGCTTTGGACGGGGTTACAACCGCTTCTGTTACACTATCAAAAATATGGTCTTCGGTCATCATAAAAGAGGAAGGTTTCGCAAGAAATTTTTCCCCTTTGGTAGTAATGCGCACCACGCCATAGGTTTCAATATCCTTTTTCAGCATTCCGGCCACGAGCACCTGGCGAATCAATGCCATCCAGTATTTTGAATCCTTGCTTTTCCCTTTTCCGAAAAGCGGATGTTCATCTGTCTTATGGGAAATTATTAAGGCGTTGGCCTTTCCAATCATGGTGTTTACCACATCCTTGGCTTTATAAATCTGGTTGGTCTCCTTAACTGTCTTCAGCAGTAATTCTACATCTTCCTGTGCTTCATGTTTCTTCTTGGGGTTCCGCACATTGTCATCCATGGAAGCACCTTCTCCGGAAACTTCATCAAATTCTTCCCCAAAATAATGCAGGAGAAATTTTCTCCGGGAAACAGAAGTTTCGGCATAAGCCACAACTTCCTGCAACAAAGCCTGCCCTATTTCCTGCTCGGCAACAGGTTTGCCGCTCATAAATTTCTCAAGCTTCTCAATATCTTTATATGAATAGAAAGCAAGGCAATGGCCTTCGCCCCCATCCCTTCCGGCACGGCCTGTTTCCTGGTAATAACTTTCAAGGCTTTTAGGAATATCATGGTGAATTACAAAACGCACATCCGGTTTATCTATTCCCATTCCAAATGCGATAGTGGCTACCACCACGTCTACATCTTCCATAATAAACATGTCCTGGTGTTTCACCCTGGTCTTTGCATCCAGACCTGCATGATAAGGCACGGCAGAAATTCCGTTTACCTGTAAAGTTTGGGCCAGCTCCTCAACGCGTTTTCGGCTAAGGCAATATATGATTCCCGACTTTCCTGCGTGCTGTTTTACAAATCTTATAATATCTGCATCCACACTCCGGGTTTTCGGTCTTATCTCATAATAAAGATTGGGCCTGTTAAAACTGGCCTTAAAGGTATTGGCATCGGTAATGCCCAAATTTTTCAGAATATCCTCCTGGACCTTGGGCGTTGCGGTAGCCGTAAGCCCAATAATGGGAATATCATCTCCAATCCTTTTGATAATATGTCGTAAATTCCTGTATTCGGGCCTGAAGTCATGGCCCCACTCACTAATACAATGCGCCTCATCTACCGCAAGAAAAGAGATCTTTACAGTGCGCAGGAACTCAACATTTTCCTCTTTGGTGAGAGATTCGGGGGCAACATACAATAACTTCGTGATGCCGTTTGTGATGTCCTCTTTTACCTGCTTTACTTCAGATTTATTCAGGGACGAATTAAGTACATGGGCAACGCCATGTTCCGAAGAGATCCCACGAATGGCATCCACCTGGTTCTTCATTAAAGCAATGAGGGGAGAAACTATTATGGCAGTACCATCTTCAATAAGGGCCGGGAGTTGATAGCACAGTGATTTTCCACCACCCGTAGGCATTATCACAAAGGTGTTTTTCCGGTTTACAATACTTGTGATTACCTGTTCCTGAAGGCCCTTAAACTGGCTAAACCCAAAGTACTTTTTAAGCTGTTTGTATAAGTCGATTTCGGTAGAACCCATTCAATTGTCTTACAATTTTACATACATTTGCACTAATTAAAGATACATATTTCTTTAGTATTCACAATTCATAATATTACTAATTTGAAACTGGAAGAAAAAATCCTTTCCATAGCCAAAGACACCATATCTATTGAAGCAAAGGCGATCGCCGCGCTTGAAAATCTTCTCACACCTCAATTTGCTGATGCTGTTCAATATATCTATAACTCGAAAGGCAGGGTAATTATTACAGGTATTGGGAAAAGTGCCATAATTGCCAGCAAGATCGTAGCTACATTAAACTCTACCGGCACTCCCGCAGTTTTTATGCATGCGGCAGATGCCATTCACGGCGACCTTGGCAGTATTCTGGAAGATGATGTGGTAATTTGTATCTCAAAAAGCGGGAATACCCCGGAGATAAAAGTACTGGTACCACTTATTAAGAATTTTAAAAACAAGATAATTGCCATCACAGGAAATATAGATTCTTTTCTGGCCCAGCAATCCAATTACGTGTTAAATACGTATGTAGAAAAGGAAGCCTGCCCCAATAATCTCGCTCCTACCACCAGCACTACGGCGCAACTGGTAATGGGCGATGCGCTTGCAATATGCCTTCTTAACCTGAGGGAATTTTCAAGTAAAGATTTTGCAAAATACCACCCGGGCGGGGCGCTTGGAAAAAAATTATATTTGAGAGTGAGTGATATTACATCCCAGAATTTAAAACCCCAGGTATCTCCGGAAACCAATGTACGGGATGTGATTGTTGAAATTTCAGAAAAAATGCTGGGAGTAGCAGCTGTTATTGAGAACGGAGCTGTTGCGGGAATAATTACCGATGGTGATATACGCCGAATGTTGAAAGATCACGATACTTTTACACATCTCACGGCGGCCGATATTATGAGTCCGGGCCCAAAGACCATAGATCAGGATGCCATGGCTGTAGATGCCCTGGATATGCTGGAACAATACAAAATTACGCAATTAATAGCCGTAGAGAACGGCAAATACGCCGGAGTGGTGCATATTCATAATTTAATACGAGAAGGAATTTTATAATGGGAAAAGTAAAAACACCTCATGATGAAATGTCCTTTTTGGACCATCTGGAAACTTTACGCTGGCATTTAATACGTGCTACGCTCGCCATACTTATTGCCGGTATAATAGCTTTTTTGGCCAAGAGCTTCATTTTTGACGTCCTGCTTTTCGGCCCTCGTAATGCCGATTTCTGGACCTATGATATCTTATGCCGGATCTCCAATTTTGTAGGAGTGGATGGCGGATTCTGTTTTGACGAAATGCCCTTCCGCATACAAAGCCGGACCATGGGTGGACAATTTTCTGCTCATATCTGGGTGGCATTAACCGCCGGTTTCATTATTGCCTTCCCTTATGTGATCTATGAATTCTGGCGATTTGTGGCGCCTGCAATGAAGGAAAATGAAAAGCGCAATGCCAAAGGATTTATCTTTATTTCCTCAATTCTGTTCTTCCTGGGAGTACTTTTTGGATATTATGTAGTAACCCCACTATCCATTAATTTCCTCGGAAAGTACCAGGTAAGTGCCGATGTTTTTAATGATTTTGACCTCGCAAGTTACATAAGCCTGGTAAGGGCTTCGGTGATTGCCAGCGGACTCTTATTTGAGCTCCCAATCATCATATATTTTTTAACCAAAGTTGGTGTTGTAACCCCTCAATTTCTTCGGAAATACAGAAAATATGCCCTGGTTATTATCCTCATCGTATCAGCAATTATTACTCCGCCGGATATTGTGAGTCAGATAATTGTTGCCATACCCGTACTTATCCTGTATGAAGTGAGTATTTTTATTTCAAGGATCGTTTACCGCAAAGAAGAAAAAGAATTAAGGGCTTCTAAAGCTCTCACAAAAAAATAATATTGCTATGTCAAATCAGGTAGAAGAATTTAATGAATACCGGCAACGGATGAATGATGTGATCTTGAAAGATAACAATAAGATCATAAAACGCATTTTTAACCTGGATACCAACGCTTATGCCCCCGGCGCCCTGGATGTAAAAACCAAAGAACTTCTGGGCCTTGTAGCCTCCACAGTTTTACGCTGTGACGACTGTATAAAATATCACCTTGAAACCTCTTATAAAGAAGGCCTTTCCAAAGAAGAGGTT encodes the following:
- a CDS encoding TonB-dependent receptor — translated: MKNIFIVFFLFFTATSFSQHTFTAQIKDAHTNENLFGANVLVAGTAIGATADENGVVTITNVPAGTQTLQFSFLGYETAEKKYNFPLENDTIIMVLLQPAGEEMEELFIAATRSRRTIADLPTRVEVISGEELEEKGNMKPGDIRMLLNETTGIQTQQTSATSYNSSIRIQGLDGKYTQLLKDGYPLYSGFSGGLSLLQIVPLDLQQVEVIKGASSTLHGAGAIAGLVNLVSKTPGEERELNFLLNATSALGLDLSGFYSNKYKKWGTTVFASYNLGSPYDPSDIGLTAIPEFRRYTVNPRLFYYFDENTTLNIGVNTTVEERTGGNIDFIENKGNVSNPYFEKNNTNRITTRAGFDKQLANGNLLSLKNSFSFFERSIEVPNYVFSGDQFASFSEASYSFGSTEMEWIAGLNLWVDKFTQAGEDTARPVDYNHLTYGAFLQNNWKASETFSLETGLRSDYQNEYGLFILPRISGLFSFSPNLTARLGGGLGYKTPTIFTEDAERIQFRNVLPINVAETNAERSIGGNFDINYRKELTEELDFTMNTLFFYTRVNDPLILMNTAINTLEYLQPEGYIDTRGIETNIKIGYRDFKLFTGYTLADVNQHYNRVKTPMPLVAKHRLNNVLMYELEDNLKIGLEAYYFGPQDLNDGSTGQQYWIFGLMTEKIWDNFSIFLNFENFTDTRQSRFDSIYTGSISNPQFRDIYAPVDGFVVNGGIKLKL
- a CDS encoding tRNA-binding protein; this translates as MQISWNDFEKVEMRIGTIVEVLEFPEARQPAYKLSIDFGQELGIKRSSAQITKRYKASELMGKQIVAVVNFPKKQIATFMSECLVLGAVGDNNDIVLLHPGLKVENGLRVG
- a CDS encoding Mpo1 family 2-hydroxy fatty acid dioxygenase; the protein is MKALSQWFDEYAVSHRNETNKAIHYICVPAIFFSIVGLLMSIPPFFLEGVFGNNFLLENWATVALIFVMIFYFRLSFSMGLKMLVFSILCLLGNYFISSIAPLWLVSVIIFVVAWIGQFYGHKIEGVKPSFLKDIQFLLIGPAWVIENVFKNN
- a CDS encoding thioredoxin family protein — protein: MAAISSNMLPLGTEAPDFSLMNAITDKRCSLQELKGDRDTVIMFICNHCPFVKHVNEELVRIANDYRVSGFGFIAIMSNDVIAYPDDHPDQMYKTARKYHYPFPYLFDQTQEVAKAYKAACTPDFYLFDTDLKLIYRGQLDDSRLGNGIPVNGRDLREALDAVLNNRKVTDHQKPSIGCSIKWKDDKFKPAS
- a CDS encoding peroxiredoxin; its protein translation is MGTLRLGDKAPDFDAETSEGKINFYDYIGDGWAILFSHPADYTPVCTTELGAASKYKAEFEKRNVKVLALSVDGVESHKDWIKDINETQQTTVNFPIIADEDRKVSELYDMIHPNASETFTVRSVYVIGPDKTIKLMITYPASTGRNFAELLRVIDSLQLTAYHKVATPADWKPGEDVVISPSISSEDAKGMFPKGFKEVKPYLRMTPQPNLN
- a CDS encoding FKBP-type peptidyl-prolyl cis-trans isomerase, which codes for MGEISQGFEKTSSGLRYKIEEKGSGAKAEKGQTVSVHYKGMLPDGSVFDSSFTRNQPIDFKLGKGQVIQGWDEGIQLLHVGDKARFVIPSHLAYGERGAGGVIPPNATLIFDVELVAVK
- a CDS encoding ATP-dependent DNA helicase RecQ, with the protein product MGSTEIDLYKQLKKYFGFSQFKGLQEQVITSIVNRKNTFVIMPTGGGKSLCYQLPALIEDGTAIIVSPLIALMKNQVDAIRGISSEHGVAHVLNSSLNKSEVKQVKEDITNGITKLLYVAPESLTKEENVEFLRTVKISFLAVDEAHCISEWGHDFRPEYRNLRHIIKRIGDDIPIIGLTATATPKVQEDILKNLGITDANTFKASFNRPNLYYEIRPKTRSVDADIIRFVKQHAGKSGIIYCLSRKRVEELAQTLQVNGISAVPYHAGLDAKTRVKHQDMFIMEDVDVVVATIAFGMGIDKPDVRFVIHHDIPKSLESYYQETGRAGRDGGEGHCLAFYSYKDIEKLEKFMSGKPVAEQEIGQALLQEVVAYAETSVSRRKFLLHYFGEEFDEVSGEGASMDDNVRNPKKKHEAQEDVELLLKTVKETNQIYKAKDVVNTMIGKANALIISHKTDEHPLFGKGKSKDSKYWMALIRQVLVAGMLKKDIETYGVVRITTKGEKFLAKPSSFMMTEDHIFDSVTEAVVTPSKAAGNMVDETLVKMLKELRKKVAKKQNVPPFVVFQDPSLEDMALKYPMTMEELGNIHGVGEGKAKKFGKEFVDLIGRYVEDNDITRPDDLVVKTTGANSALKLYIIQSVDRKLPLDDIASAKGMEMNEFIKEMEAIVYSGTKLNIGYWLDDILDEEQQEEIHEYFLESQTDKIEDALEEFDGDYDEEELRLYRIKFISEVAN
- a CDS encoding KpsF/GutQ family sugar-phosphate isomerase, which produces MKLEEKILSIAKDTISIEAKAIAALENLLTPQFADAVQYIYNSKGRVIITGIGKSAIIASKIVATLNSTGTPAVFMHAADAIHGDLGSILEDDVVICISKSGNTPEIKVLVPLIKNFKNKIIAITGNIDSFLAQQSNYVLNTYVEKEACPNNLAPTTSTTAQLVMGDALAICLLNLREFSSKDFAKYHPGGALGKKLYLRVSDITSQNLKPQVSPETNVRDVIVEISEKMLGVAAVIENGAVAGIITDGDIRRMLKDHDTFTHLTAADIMSPGPKTIDQDAMAVDALDMLEQYKITQLIAVENGKYAGVVHIHNLIREGIL
- the tatC gene encoding twin-arginine translocase subunit TatC; translated protein: MGKVKTPHDEMSFLDHLETLRWHLIRATLAILIAGIIAFLAKSFIFDVLLFGPRNADFWTYDILCRISNFVGVDGGFCFDEMPFRIQSRTMGGQFSAHIWVALTAGFIIAFPYVIYEFWRFVAPAMKENEKRNAKGFIFISSILFFLGVLFGYYVVTPLSINFLGKYQVSADVFNDFDLASYISLVRASVIASGLLFELPIIIYFLTKVGVVTPQFLRKYRKYALVIILIVSAIITPPDIVSQIIVAIPVLILYEVSIFISRIVYRKEEKELRASKALTKK
- a CDS encoding carboxymuconolactone decarboxylase family protein, with protein sequence MSNQVEEFNEYRQRMNDVILKDNNKIIKRIFNLDTNAYAPGALDVKTKELLGLVASTVLRCDDCIKYHLETSYKEGLSKEEVVEALGIATLVGGTIVIPHLRRAYEFWEELEKLG